Proteins encoded within one genomic window of Lynx canadensis isolate LIC74 chromosome B2, mLynCan4.pri.v2, whole genome shotgun sequence:
- the GPSM3 gene encoding G-protein-signaling modulator 3 isoform X2: MEAERPQEEENGDQHQGTHQDEHGWPPVNTTTRPWRSAPPSPPPPGTHHTALGPRSASLLSVQTELLLDLVAEAQSRRLEEQRATFHIPQNPPSIAPAPLRPLEDREQLYSTILSHQCQRMEAQRSEPPLPPGGQELLELLLRVQGGGRMEEQRSRPPTHTC, encoded by the exons ATGGAGGCCGAGAGACcccaggaagaagagaatggTGACCAG CATCAGGGCACCCATCAGGATGAGCATGGCTGGCCCCCTGTGAACACCACCACTCGGCCTTGGCGATCTGCTCCTccgtcccctcctcctccagggaccCACCACACAG ccctggggccccGCTCGGCCTCCCTGCTCTCCGTGCAGACTGAGCTCCTTCTGGATTTGGTGGCTGAGGCCCAGTCCCGCCGCCTAGAGGAGCAAAGAGCCACCTTCCACATCCCCCAGAACCCCCCAAGCATAGCCCCAGCCCCACTTCGGCCTCTTGAGGACAGAGAACAGCTCTACAGCACTATCCTCAGTCACCAG TGCCAGCGGATGGAAGCCCAGCGGTCAGAGCCTCCCCTACCCCCAGGGGGACAGGAGCTCCTGGAGTTGCTGCTGAGAGTTCAGGGTGGAGGTCGAATGGAGGAGCAAAGGTCCCGGCCCCCCACACATACCTGCTGA
- the PBX2 gene encoding pre-B-cell leukemia transcription factor 2 isoform X2, with the protein MKPALFSVLCEIKEKTGLSIRSSQEEEPVDPQLMRLDNMLLAEGVAGPEKGGGSAAAAAAAAASGGGVSPDNSIEHSDYRSKLAQIRHIYHSELEKYEQACNEFTTHVMNLLREQSRTRPVAPKEMERMVSIIHRKFSAIQMQLKQSTCEAVMILRSRFLDARRKRRNFSKQATEVLNEYFYSHLSNPYPSEEAKEELAKKCGITVSQVSNWFGNKRIRYKKNIGKFQEEANIYAVKTAVSVTQGGHSRTSSPTPPSSAGSGGSFNLSGSGDMFLGMPGLNGDSYSASQVESLRHSMGPGGYGDNLGGGQMYSPREMRANGGWQEAVTPSSVTSPTEGPGSVHSDTSN; encoded by the exons ATGAAGCCTGCTCTCTTTAGTGTCCTGTGTGAAATCAAGGAGAAAACCG GCCTTAGCATTCGAAGCTCCCAAGAGGAGGAGCCGGTGGACCCACAGCTGATGCGCCTGGACAACATGCTTCTGGCAGAGGGTGTGGCTGGGCCTGAGAAAGGAGGGGGCTCAGCGGCAGCAGCTGCGGCCGCAGCAGCCTCCGGGGGCGGCGTGTCCCCTGACAACTCCATCGAACACTCGGACTATCGCAGCAAACTTGCTCAGATCCGCCACATCTACCACTCGGAGCTGGAGAAATATGAGCAG GCGTGTAACGAGTTCACAACCCACGTCATGAACCTGCTGAGGGAACAGAGCCGCACACGGCCTGTGGCACCCAAGGAGATGGAGCGCATGGTGAGCATCATCCATCGGAAGTTCAGCGCCATCCAGATGCAGCTCAAGCAGAGCACCTGTGAGGCTGTCATGATCCTGCGTTCCCGCTTCTTGGATGCCAG ACGAAAACGCCGCAACTTCAGCAAACAGGCCACTGAGGTCCTCAATGAGTATTTCTACTCGCATCTGAGTAACCCATATCCTAGTGAGGAGGCTAAGGAGGAGCTTGCCAAGAAGTGCGGAATCACTGTCTCTCAG GTCTCCAACTGGTTTGGCAACAAGCGGATTCGgtataagaaaaatattggaaagttCCAAGAGGAGGCAAACATCTATGCTGTCAAGACCGCCGTGTCAGTCACCCAGGGGGGCCACAGCCGCACCAGCTCCCCGACACCCCCTTCGTCTGCAG GCTCTGGCGGCTCTTTCAATCTCTCAGGATCCGGAGACATGTTTCTGGGGATGCCCGGGCTCAACGGAGATTCCTACTCTGCTTCCCAG GTGGAATCACTCCGACACTCAATGGGGCCAGGGGGCTACGGGGATAACCTTGGGGGAGGCCAGATGTACAGCCCTCGGGAAATGAGG gcAAACGGTGGCTGGCAGGAGGCTGTAACCCCATCCTCAGTGACGTCCCCAACAGAGGGACCAGGGAGCGTTCACTCTGACACTTCCAACTGA
- the GPSM3 gene encoding G-protein-signaling modulator 3 isoform X1, protein MVTSLAPCPPHPHLIGPDVSQHQGTHQDEHGWPPVNTTTRPWRSAPPSPPPPGTHHTALGPRSASLLSVQTELLLDLVAEAQSRRLEEQRATFHIPQNPPSIAPAPLRPLEDREQLYSTILSHQCQRMEAQRSEPPLPPGGQELLELLLRVQGGGRMEEQRSRPPTHTC, encoded by the exons atggTGACCAG CCTAGCCCCCTGCCCACCACACCCCCACTTGATTGGACCGGATGTCTCCCAGCATCAGGGCACCCATCAGGATGAGCATGGCTGGCCCCCTGTGAACACCACCACTCGGCCTTGGCGATCTGCTCCTccgtcccctcctcctccagggaccCACCACACAG ccctggggccccGCTCGGCCTCCCTGCTCTCCGTGCAGACTGAGCTCCTTCTGGATTTGGTGGCTGAGGCCCAGTCCCGCCGCCTAGAGGAGCAAAGAGCCACCTTCCACATCCCCCAGAACCCCCCAAGCATAGCCCCAGCCCCACTTCGGCCTCTTGAGGACAGAGAACAGCTCTACAGCACTATCCTCAGTCACCAG TGCCAGCGGATGGAAGCCCAGCGGTCAGAGCCTCCCCTACCCCCAGGGGGACAGGAGCTCCTGGAGTTGCTGCTGAGAGTTCAGGGTGGAGGTCGAATGGAGGAGCAAAGGTCCCGGCCCCCCACACATACCTGCTGA
- the PBX2 gene encoding pre-B-cell leukemia transcription factor 2 isoform X1, with protein sequence MDERLLGPPPPGGGRGGLGLVGGEPGGPGEPPGGGDPGGGSGGVPGGRGKQDIGDILQQIMTITDQSLDEAQAKKHALNCHRMKPALFSVLCEIKEKTGLSIRSSQEEEPVDPQLMRLDNMLLAEGVAGPEKGGGSAAAAAAAAASGGGVSPDNSIEHSDYRSKLAQIRHIYHSELEKYEQACNEFTTHVMNLLREQSRTRPVAPKEMERMVSIIHRKFSAIQMQLKQSTCEAVMILRSRFLDARRKRRNFSKQATEVLNEYFYSHLSNPYPSEEAKEELAKKCGITVSQVSNWFGNKRIRYKKNIGKFQEEANIYAVKTAVSVTQGGHSRTSSPTPPSSAGSGGSFNLSGSGDMFLGMPGLNGDSYSASQVESLRHSMGPGGYGDNLGGGQMYSPREMRANGGWQEAVTPSSVTSPTEGPGSVHSDTSN encoded by the exons atggACGAGCGGCTGCTGGGGCCGCCCCCTCcaggtgggggccgggggggcctGGGATTGgtgggtggggagcctgggggccCTGGCGAGCCTCCCGGTGGCGGAGACCCCGGTGGGGGTAGCGGGGGGGTCCCGGGAGGCCGAGGGAAGCAAGACATCGGGGACATTCTGCAGCAGATAATGACCATCACCGACCAGAGCCTGGACGAGGCCCAGGCCAA gAAACACGCCCTCAACTGCCACCGCATGAAGCCTGCTCTCTTTAGTGTCCTGTGTGAAATCAAGGAGAAAACCG GCCTTAGCATTCGAAGCTCCCAAGAGGAGGAGCCGGTGGACCCACAGCTGATGCGCCTGGACAACATGCTTCTGGCAGAGGGTGTGGCTGGGCCTGAGAAAGGAGGGGGCTCAGCGGCAGCAGCTGCGGCCGCAGCAGCCTCCGGGGGCGGCGTGTCCCCTGACAACTCCATCGAACACTCGGACTATCGCAGCAAACTTGCTCAGATCCGCCACATCTACCACTCGGAGCTGGAGAAATATGAGCAG GCGTGTAACGAGTTCACAACCCACGTCATGAACCTGCTGAGGGAACAGAGCCGCACACGGCCTGTGGCACCCAAGGAGATGGAGCGCATGGTGAGCATCATCCATCGGAAGTTCAGCGCCATCCAGATGCAGCTCAAGCAGAGCACCTGTGAGGCTGTCATGATCCTGCGTTCCCGCTTCTTGGATGCCAG ACGAAAACGCCGCAACTTCAGCAAACAGGCCACTGAGGTCCTCAATGAGTATTTCTACTCGCATCTGAGTAACCCATATCCTAGTGAGGAGGCTAAGGAGGAGCTTGCCAAGAAGTGCGGAATCACTGTCTCTCAG GTCTCCAACTGGTTTGGCAACAAGCGGATTCGgtataagaaaaatattggaaagttCCAAGAGGAGGCAAACATCTATGCTGTCAAGACCGCCGTGTCAGTCACCCAGGGGGGCCACAGCCGCACCAGCTCCCCGACACCCCCTTCGTCTGCAG GCTCTGGCGGCTCTTTCAATCTCTCAGGATCCGGAGACATGTTTCTGGGGATGCCCGGGCTCAACGGAGATTCCTACTCTGCTTCCCAG GTGGAATCACTCCGACACTCAATGGGGCCAGGGGGCTACGGGGATAACCTTGGGGGAGGCCAGATGTACAGCCCTCGGGAAATGAGG gcAAACGGTGGCTGGCAGGAGGCTGTAACCCCATCCTCAGTGACGTCCCCAACAGAGGGACCAGGGAGCGTTCACTCTGACACTTCCAACTGA